Proteins encoded within one genomic window of Rossellomorea vietnamensis:
- a CDS encoding type II secretion system protein codes for MIHNERGMTLVEVLATITILSIVGVVIWNIFFQGMNYTKKAVSQNRIHQEANIINMKLTRIHQNINDYSIESSDCEIKVIYNGKDKGKQPERFHDDRMCFAVEQKKKINGSNYISLTVLDKFHSDNTIVLETVLYRLGGKE; via the coding sequence ATGATACATAACGAACGTGGGATGACTTTGGTAGAAGTCCTTGCTACTATCACCATCTTGTCAATTGTGGGTGTAGTGATATGGAATATTTTCTTTCAAGGGATGAATTATACCAAAAAGGCAGTCTCTCAAAATCGTATCCATCAGGAAGCGAATATAATAAATATGAAATTGACCAGGATACACCAGAATATTAATGATTACTCAATAGAAAGCTCTGATTGTGAAATCAAAGTAATATACAATGGTAAAGATAAAGGTAAACAACCAGAACGGTTTCATGATGACCGCATGTGTTTTGCAGTGGAGCAAAAAAAGAAAATCAATGGTTCGAATTATATAAGTCTTACAGTATTGGATAAATTTCATTCCGATAATACTATAGTTCTAGAGACGGTTCTCTATCGATTGGGGGGCAAAGAATGA